In a genomic window of Streptomyces sp. NBC_01231:
- a CDS encoding aspartate aminotransferase family protein has translation MTSTPSRALANYPNKFDPAALGGLPERLRSTVKRRNNVLGPGYALNYREPVEFVSGRGAHLFDGGGNDYLDAYNNVPCVGHAHPHVVEAVSRQMAAVNTNTRYVQESLVDYAERLLATMPEALSRVSFACSGSEANDLAVRVARFHTGGEGIVVTRWAYHGLTREVASFSPTLGAGSPLGPNVRLIDAPDPRLVPPGSSLPDYMQSQVRGAINDLERHGYRLAALITDCAHSSDGIFTDPVGYLRDMVEEVHAAGGVYIADEVQSGFARLGESMWGFSRHGVLPDIVTMGKPMGNGMPISGVVFRPEVCDEFGQNVRYFNTFAGSSIAVAAGAAVLDVFEAENVRQRVLDNGGALRAGLEEITRESPRVAEVRGSGLYVGVELVKDRESLEPDRVRADQVINDMRERRVLISGTGEAVNVLKIRPPLAFDSADVTRFLETFAQIAKIRL, from the coding sequence ATGACTTCCACGCCGAGTCGAGCGCTGGCCAACTACCCCAACAAGTTCGACCCCGCAGCGCTCGGTGGCCTGCCGGAGCGATTGCGGTCGACGGTCAAGCGGCGAAACAATGTGCTGGGTCCTGGTTATGCGCTGAACTACCGGGAGCCGGTCGAGTTCGTCTCCGGTCGAGGCGCTCACCTGTTCGACGGGGGTGGCAACGACTACCTTGACGCCTACAACAATGTGCCGTGCGTCGGTCACGCACACCCGCACGTTGTCGAGGCCGTGTCCCGCCAGATGGCGGCGGTCAACACCAACACGCGCTATGTGCAGGAATCACTCGTCGACTACGCCGAGCGCCTTCTCGCGACCATGCCCGAAGCGCTCTCGAGGGTCAGCTTCGCGTGCAGCGGGTCGGAGGCGAACGACCTGGCCGTGCGCGTGGCTCGCTTCCACACGGGCGGCGAGGGAATCGTAGTGACTCGCTGGGCTTACCATGGTCTCACTCGAGAGGTTGCGAGCTTCTCGCCGACGCTCGGCGCGGGGTCACCGCTCGGGCCGAACGTGCGGCTCATCGATGCTCCTGATCCGCGACTCGTCCCGCCGGGTTCATCGCTTCCCGACTACATGCAAAGCCAGGTGCGCGGCGCGATCAACGACCTGGAGCGCCACGGCTATCGGCTTGCGGCGCTGATCACCGACTGCGCACACTCCAGCGACGGCATCTTCACCGATCCCGTTGGTTACCTGCGTGACATGGTCGAGGAGGTGCACGCCGCGGGCGGCGTGTACATCGCCGACGAGGTCCAGTCGGGTTTCGCCCGGCTCGGAGAGTCGATGTGGGGGTTCAGCCGCCATGGGGTGCTTCCGGACATCGTCACGATGGGCAAGCCCATGGGCAACGGCATGCCCATCTCCGGCGTGGTGTTCAGGCCCGAGGTGTGCGACGAGTTCGGACAGAATGTCCGTTACTTCAACACCTTTGCCGGCAGTTCGATCGCGGTTGCCGCTGGTGCCGCGGTTCTGGACGTCTTCGAAGCGGAGAACGTGCGGCAGCGAGTTCTCGACAACGGCGGGGCGCTTCGAGCCGGCCTTGAGGAGATCACTCGCGAATCTCCCCGCGTCGCGGAGGTCCGCGGCAGTGGTCTGTACGTGGGCGTCGAACTCGTGAAGGACCGGGAGTCGCTGGAGCCCGATCGTGTCCGCGCTGACCAGGTCATCAACGACATGCGCGAGCGTCGCGTCCTCATCAGCGGCACCGGGGAAGCAGTCAACGTGCTCAAGATCCGACCGCCGCTGGCCTTCGACTCGGCCGACGTGACGCGATTCCTCGAGACCTTCGCTCAGATCGCGAAGATACGCCTGTAG
- a CDS encoding phosphotransferase, with amino-acid sequence MDALLARHYRLSGHLERLATEKDDTFRLRTGTADHLVKVSPPDEAVAVVALQTAVMRHLEAEAPHLPVQRVTKTTEGGDNVPIEVKDGGVRVLRVFDFVEGAVLARTNPDPRQLVQVGQMLGRVDLALRSFRHPADDRRLVWDLRYFDLLKELIEYTPSAAYRRLAQEVFRLFHEAIVPRLGDLETQVIHGDYSPYNVLVNPRTDSFVIGVIDFGDSMRSALIFDPAVSLANLLGRTPRDPWREACSFVAGYERARPIKDSELPLLPVAALARLTLRALVTHWRAERVPERRDYLLEHARDDWVNVERAMAVALAEVVTRLLGTRHDTP; translated from the coding sequence GTGGACGCCCTCCTCGCCCGGCACTACCGGCTGAGCGGACATCTCGAGCGGCTCGCAACCGAGAAGGACGACACGTTCCGGCTGCGGACCGGCACGGCAGACCATCTCGTCAAGGTTTCCCCGCCCGACGAGGCGGTGGCTGTCGTAGCTTTGCAGACGGCTGTGATGCGTCACCTCGAAGCCGAGGCTCCTCATCTCCCCGTCCAGCGGGTCACGAAGACCACCGAAGGCGGCGACAACGTACCGATCGAGGTGAAGGACGGCGGGGTTCGAGTCCTGCGCGTCTTCGACTTCGTCGAAGGTGCCGTCCTGGCGCGGACGAACCCCGATCCCCGCCAGCTTGTCCAGGTCGGGCAGATGCTCGGGCGAGTGGATCTGGCTCTGCGGTCATTCAGGCATCCAGCGGACGATCGGCGCCTTGTGTGGGACCTGCGGTACTTCGACCTGCTGAAGGAGCTCATCGAGTACACGCCCAGCGCCGCGTACCGTCGGCTGGCACAAGAAGTGTTCCGCCTTTTCCATGAGGCCATCGTTCCGAGGCTGGGTGATCTCGAGACCCAAGTGATCCATGGTGACTACAGCCCCTACAACGTCCTGGTGAATCCGCGGACGGACAGCTTCGTCATCGGAGTAATCGACTTCGGTGACAGCATGCGCAGTGCTTTGATCTTCGACCCTGCTGTGTCTCTCGCGAACCTTCTCGGCCGGACACCGCGGGATCCCTGGCGTGAGGCATGCAGCTTCGTCGCGGGATACGAGCGGGCCCGGCCGATCAAGGACAGCGAACTCCCGCTCCTGCCTGTCGCCGCGTTGGCACGCCTCACACTTCGCGCGCTGGTCACCCATTGGCGCGCGGAACGAGTGCCAGAGCGTCGCGACTACCTGCTCGAGCACGCCAGAGACGACTGGGTCAACGTGGAGCGGGCCATGGCCGTCGCCCTGGCGGAGGTCGTGACCCGCTTGCTCGGCACCCGCCATGACACGCCTTGA